The Lycium barbarum isolate Lr01 chromosome 4, ASM1917538v2, whole genome shotgun sequence nucleotide sequence attagaaaaaaaaactagtcaatttatgtcttgatttcctaagatgacacttattatgcgACAAAAATAATTGGCCACGATGATACTTATTATGGGACGAAGGAAgtaataatttatttattatattatatacaaGGTAAGGCAAGCCCAACCTTCCACCACCACAGGAGGTGAAAGTCTGAGTGCAtgaattaaatttaaattttttgacaCATTAGGGGTATGTTTGGTATGGAGCAGAtcatttttcaagaaaaaaaaattcaattttctcatgtttggttggcTAAAgtgttttggaaaatattttctttagaaaaataagttccaTAAGTAATATTtcaagttcattgtctcctcccacccaacacccccacccccactcctTGCCACCCTAGACCCCCACTTCCCACCCCTATAGTGTTCTGCTAGATTACACATAAATACTCTTAGGATAATATATTTTTACTTACTTAGGAAACACtagaaacaacaacaatacacTTAGGATAATTCCGCGAGGTGGGGTCTGAGAAAGATAGTGTGTACGCAGACATGTGACGGGAGAGAGGTTGTCTCCGATAGGtaacaaacactagaaaataagaaagaaactcacttgttttaaagaaaaatattttccttcataccagaCACAACCAAAGTTCTTGTATTGTTGGCTTcagaaatcaaaagaaaaacaagaatATTGAAAAAAGCAGGTTATAGTCTGAGAGTTCCAATATTTCAAAAGCTCATTTTGCCATATATAGTGCAGACATATAAGTTCTTCAAAAGAGTATCATTCATACATTCTGCAGATACTcaatttattttcaaatgccaAATATCAATAAAGTAGAAGAAGCATTTACACAACAAGGTGACCTAAAGTTTCAATACACTTTTCTTTCTATCGTTTGATTTACTCAAATAATTACTCAAATAATCGCCTCGATTAATCCTATGCATACATACAGAAATTTGTTGCCTAAGCATGACAACGAGTTTCATATTCTCTCCATATAAGCTGGTTTCCATTAAAGATCTAGTCAGCCTTCTTTCCCCTGAAGCTGCCTCGTGGTATTCTGTTACGGACACCAGAATCCAGCTTCTTGTAATGGCCTTGAAGCTTTTCGAGGGCATTAGATACAAAACCATCAACTTCATCTTCATATCTTTCATAGAGCACTGGAAGCGTGTGGGCAGCCACGAAACCTTATAACACAATCAAAGTCCAAAGTATAGTCAAGACAACAACGTCCTTTTATATTTGCAATGAAAGCAGCCAATACGCATATCAATCAAGCAAGTGCAATATTTCCCTTGTCTTTTGATTGAAAGCAGATTAAACACAGTCCAATATCTTGGAAATACAATTTCAACTGTATAAGGCAATACCAGTTAGTTGGGATGAAGTTCTATTCATGTTAGTACATTTACTTTAGGTCCTAAGTTTTCCAAGTGTCTTTTGGTCATGTCAAAGATTTATACGCCAATAGAAAACATTTAAAATTTCTAGTACTTCAATTTTATATTGAGCAATATTGGAGTGAGATGAGCTCACAGTGGAGCGACGTGGTCAGCAGAGATCCATATAGCCAACCACAACTTGCTAGGATTTGAGGCTAGGATTTGAGGCTAGTATAGTGGTTGTAATTTCAACCGTACAAGTACAACTATACAACTAATTACTCTGTTTGATACTAAAAGATCAAAACAGTATtccctctgttccaatttatgtggcacttttcaattccaagagtcaatttgactaaagtttgaagctaaattggataaGATCAACTTAATATTTTGAAATTAAAACTTAGAAATTAAAAAACTATACAAAcaatactataagttgcaatttttcTCATGTTAAAATGACAATGCcttttaaaatgttggtcaaggTTTATTTGGTATGAATCAAAAAGCAAAAAGTGTCACATAATTTGAAACAAAGGAAGTAGTAAGCGCATGGAAATGAGAGATCTCTTACCAATATATATAACAGTCAAAAAGTTGCAAAAGCTTCCTATCATACCAGCAGCCCACAAGCTCAGTACAACCTAGGAAAAATCCGAAGACATTAGCTTCACAGTTAGCAACAGTAGTTTACAGTTTATAGAAACTTTCAGCCACAAGATCAAGTCATTAATGAAATGTCAGCATAAACTATTTTTAGGTTTGCGAGTTTGACATCATAGAGAGGGGAGAAGATGTAAATATAGATGAATCTTGTCTAAAACTGAATATGAGAGAAAAGGATAGGATAGGGAGGGGCAGGCAAcaatctctctttttttttcttttttgtttttttttttgtttggggggggggggggggggggggggggcgggggcaGGGGAGTCTTTGAATGTCAAAAAGCTGCAAGAAAATAGTGACTGGAGCGAATTCAACAGTTTGCATGCAACAAGTTGAATAGACATTCCGTCTTAGttatagtctgtttggccaagAAGTGCTTTTACCAATATTCAAGCAAGAATTTTGTGCTTGACCAATGTTCCAAAAGTACTTCCGGAGAAAAATTACcatttttagcttttgaaaaacaaCTTCTGAAACTACTCAAAGGCACTTATGTTTCAACTCGAATACTGAGGCAAACCTATCTCAGCTAGCCTTCTATTACCTGGTGGTCTATGATATGATACAGTTCATATTTATGTCACAACTCACCTAGATTACGACATTTAAAGAAAGGCCGCAACAATTTGatgcccccccaaaaaaaaagaaaagaaaaagtaactTAGGAGTATATATGATACTTTGTGTCATTTTATTGTAAGCATATCCCCTTTGAAAAGAATTGAGGATAGAGATGAATGGTTAATGACTTTTAGCATACCACTCCAAATTGTTTCAGATTACCGCCCGAGGCAACATTTTGAAGGACGCCCAGACCATGGTTTATTTCACCGGCTATTGTCTTGGCAATATTGATGAAGAGGTCCTCTGGTAAGACAAGACGAGGAACTTGAGACGAAGACCTGTGGCCACAGAATTCAACTGTCATTAACTTGAATGTTACAAAAATACGCAAATTAGAGAGAAAACGACAAAAAAGGTctcttatgtttgagggtaggttcaaaatatCCCTCAAGTATACACagaacagttttggtccttaagAAGATATTATGAAAATTATACCTCCAACTATGAGTTCTCAATAATTCCCTtcttttcatagttctcgtcaaatgtAATAGACAGAGTTGTAAATATCTAAAGGAGACCAAAAGCGTTAACTTTTGACAagcttaaaggaccaaaactgttattTTGtacctaccctcaaacataagggaaCATTCTTGTCATTTTTCCCAATTAGAATAACAAAGGACAAGAAAGGACATTGCTTTCAAAAACAGAGGATAGGTTAAACTACCTGTTTATCACTCCAGAAGCATTTGCCCACAGAAACTGAGCGATCATACCAAAGGACAGACCAAAGCACAAAAGTGAAAGAAAATTGTAGTTAAGCCACTCGAATAGCACCCATATAGCTGTCGCACTGATTAAAACACCGGCCGAGATTTTCTTGTTTCTCCACAACATGCTATCAGCAGCTACAAAAATACAAGGAAACGTATTGAGTATTGCTGTGCATCCACTACAAGATAATTAAAGGCAAGAAATGTATAAAGCTACCGTACATTTGCCTCCGCCCAAACAATGGTGGATTGGTCTCTGACGGTTAAATAGCCTATTGAATTGAGAACTAACAGAGTTTTCACTTTCCTCTTGAAAGAACGATAGAGGTTTATGTTTCTGCCCACCATCGTGAAAAGTTTCCATGATGTTGTTCAAAAGATTCTCAGGTGTTATTCCCTCCGGCATTTTGTTCTTCCTGTTTTCTTTTAACACATAAGAAGCTAAGTCAGTCATCAGAAGAATAACACAAGGCACAAAGTCATTATGGACAGCTGCAAGATTTATGTAGATCAAATACTGGTAAAATAACAACCAAAGAAAAAAGATCTTTTGGTAAGAAATATCTCAAAGTAGAAGAATACTGGACGAGGACACaaatcatatattagcattaccAATGAAAAGGGATCTCAGAGGAAATAATGAAGCAGAGAAGAACTCTGATTGAATAAGAATATAATATCTATAACCTTACCTCTCATCAACATGGCTCACAACGTTAAAGAACGGAGAAACCTGGAAAGGTGACTAAGAAGTTTGGGCAAAGCACAAACATACACACACAATTACATGTAAAACAACGAGAGGGGCCTAAAAGTCACCAGAAAAATCCGAGTCTTCAATAAAGAAATGAGTCGCGCAAGATTAATTGCAAACGTGATACAAGTAAATCTACAGATTGTACGAAATAACACAGCTAATCATATTCCAAAAGCATAGGCGAATCCAGAATTTCAAGTTTATGGGTTCtgaactactttttttttttttggcttattggGTTCGAGatacattatttatacatataaaCTTAATTTCTCGGTACAAATACAAGGTTTGAgccaaagttactgggttctgCAGAACACTTAACTTCTATTGTGGCTCCGCCCCTGTCCAAAAGCACTCAATGGTCGATTTTTCTAACTAAAGTTAGATTGAATGAACTCTTATTTGCTGTGGTAAATGGTACTCCTCCGTCTCAAAAAGAATGACAAAATTTAGCATTGCACTTATGtagttaacaacaacaacaacaacaagcccagtataatcccactatgtggggtctggggagggtagagtgtacgcagacctaaccccaccttgaaaggtagggcggctgtttccgaaagaccctcggcacTTATGTAGTTAACAATAGAACAAAAAACCTATGTATACACTTAAAAGTTATCAACAAATACTGAGATAAAAATGCTCAAAAAGCCAGGAGTTAGTCACAAACCATAAAGATCGACGGATGCTTACTTCAGAAACTAAAAAGAAACAAGGTTTCATCAAAGAACCAAAATCCATAAGACCCCAAAAAAAGGTAAATATAGTATAAAGAAGAAAATCTTTCCAACCTGGTTTATGCATTACCAAAAAGCTGAAATCTTTGTACAGTTACCAGTTTcggaaagaaaaaataaaattgaaatctTTGCAGGAACATGAGCTTGAATTAGAATATTTCTAGCAAATGATTTCATCATTAAGTTCAAATAAAACTTCTGAAGACTATAACACACACACAAAGAAATCACAGATATCAACCAAATTATCATTCAACCCCCAAATTAGTTGGAGTTAACTATACCAATCTACTTAGATTGGTTCAATATTTCTTCATAACTTAAACTTCCTATTTTTACAAAGGACCAGAATAAAAAAGGTTTCAACTTTTTGGGTTAtctatcataattaattagtctcCATTAAAAAAgttaaatcatttcaaagaatctTGATGATAccccactattttttttttctttcaattttcttGGTACCTGTTATTTGTACACAAATGGAACCATAAAAATCAAAACCCAAACGGGAAATGAAGAGATTATAGAAAAAGGACTAACCTTTATCAAGAATAATAATACACCCAAGAACTAAAACTATAGAAACTCAGCAAGAAAATTCTGTTTTTGGGTTTTTAGTCCTTTTTGAAGCTTATTCATCCCACCTACCCCACCCCCCACACCCACCCCCCAGAAAGACCCCCCCTACACCCACCCCACCTCACCCCGCAAAAGATCTCCCCCACAACACCCACCCCACCTCACCCCCCAAAagacccctccccccccccccttcccaaCCCCACCCTACCATGTGTTTTGATATCTATCAAAAGATTACAAAAGTGAAATATACATGTCAAGTTTATGCATTACCATAAAGCTCAAATCTTTACAGGATAACGAACTTGAATTAGTCATTAAGTTAAAAAAATAAGACTTTTGAAGACAATAAACACAAACTAATCAAAAATATCAACAAAATTATCACTCAAACCCCCAAATTAGTTGAAATGAACTATACCAATCTACTCATCATGGTCCAATTTTCTTCATAACTAGTTTTTCTAAGGACCAAAACAAAAAAAGGTCACAGCTTTTTGGGCTATCTAACATAATTAATTAATCTACATCAGAAAAGCttaatcatttttttaaaaaaaaagaatcttgaTGGTACCCcactaatttatttttatttttttcaattttcttgGTGCCTTTTATACACTTTGCACACAAAATGGAACCAATAAAtcacatcaatggaaccataatAATCTAAACCCAAAAAGGGACATGAAGAGATTATAGAAAAAAAGAACTAACCTTTTATCAAGAATAATAATAAATCCAAGAACTCAAACTTAGAGCAACTTATCAATAAAAAAATCTTGTTTGTGttgatataaaaaataatttcttttttGGGTTTTTGGTCCTTTTGAAGTGTATTACCCCACACCCTAAAAGACCCCTCTACCCCCTCCACGTGTGTTTTGATTGTTAGTTGAGGATTGGAGGAATATGGGCAAATTGTGTGATACTGTGATGGCAGTTTGCATTGGACAAAGAGCCAAAAAGGAGAGATATCATGAGAAAATTAAACAGAGAGTAAGGTGTTGTTTGGTTTGGGGACTGAATTATCTGGGAGTATAGTCCTGagattataattttgaatttATTTATTGGATTGGGATGGATAAAACAATCTCAAGTTTGATGGATAAGGTGGGTTATTCAAGATTTAGCATGTTTGGCTAAAAATTtttaaaatgtttttcaaaaaaatactttgACGAAAGCCGTTTGTATTTgcgtaattaatttaaaaagcacttttgagcagtAATTAGTGTTAGACTAAGTTTTTAAGAAGTGCTTCTAaatttatttttctcaaaaatatttttcaaaaaagagTTTTTGGAcagaagctatttttttttagcttctgaaagcAGTTTCTACTATTCCTTAGaggcacttattttctcccaaaaattTGATTAAACATGCTATAAAGTATGGGATTAAATTTATACTTTGTTTGATTGACGGTATAAATAATCAATTCAGCACAATATAAATTTTATCTCAAATTTAATCATGAAATGTCCTACCTTATCGCctataccaaacgacccctaaaataTTTGCGTACGTGGACTGTACATATAAAGACAGGGGTAGCAGTCAGATAATGTGATTGCGATTTGTAATTAATAGCACCAACAACCCATAATTCTCGTTTCATTCTCATTGATATTCTAAtaccggttttttttttttttttttttttagtttttctatttttgaaaaaaatgagtTTGATAACTTTATAAAGAAAGtttctttttttcaaaatataGTTCAAAcaaatcttcttcttcttcttcttctttttttttttttggggaaaaaactcaaaagttgaatttataatttcaaaaactGCAAAACTTCAAATAATAACGTCAAATTTGCTCGCAAAACAAGATTCTCGTTTGTTTATATTGTGTGTGCGAATAAAGTCTCATATTGGTAGGTAATGCTTACTTGTCTGGGTGTCTATACTAAACAAATGAAGTTAAGCTTAGTAATTATTAAATATTAAAGTGAAAATATATGCATCACTTAACACCATGGTCTAGTGATAAATGTGTACGTAAAAGACATATCATGTCTTGCATTCATTGGTTTGATGTGAATACATGATGTGAGTAAGTTTTTATTCACATGGGTAGTTGAAATAAGAAGTTATATATAAGTTGTAGAATACTCTTAATAGTATGAGactttttagagaaaatcgtgCAGCCTTGACCCCAAACGGATAATATCACACTGTATTAAAAGTATCTTTGGGTTGACTAACTTAATCGAACAATTGATATCTTCAATGGGATGAGTATGGAGATGACACACATAAAAGAAAAAAGCTAGTTATAGGCTTCAATGGCCGTAAATGCTTAGTCATATGGGACAACACACAATGAATCTCAAAAATTGACTTGTAGATCATGATAATCAGTCACGTGAAATTTAGTTCGTGGAGGAGATttgtgtatatgatgatgaaccatgtgaaatttagtttgagCAAGAGATTATTGAGCGTGTAAATAAAATCTTATCAAAGATTGAGAAACTACATATAAAATGTATATATATTCTTAATGGTGTGagattttttgaaaagaaaataaataaataaataaataaataagtttgACCCAaaactaataattttttttttttggtaactacaAAACTAATAATATTACTATTGACCCTGGCCATGACTTCACTTATAGAAAATGAAATCACTATTTATAAGTTGAATATGACCATCATTATTTACAGATGTTAGTAAAATATTGCAAAATTATTTGAAAAGTATTTGAAGTGAGTACTGTAACTAAACAACTTTTCTCATAACGTTTAGTTGAAAAGGTTATCCTTATAGGAAATTTAGAAAAACAACGAAGATATTTCGCCTACTTTTGAAACAAACGTACACGTTTGTTAACTTGTAAAATATAAAGATCTTAACCAGCCAATTTAACAAATTATTACTATAATTACATGTCATCGTAGTTTCACAAGTAGACGCAAATTCAATAAAACCTATCATCATCTTCCTTTACTTTATGTACATTTCATCACATTCGAATATCAAAAAGTCTATCCACGGATATATATTATAATTATTTAATATTCGAAATCAACCGATCCGATTAATTTGGATTTCCGTTTTATATAGGTTTCATTTAAGAAGGAAGCATCCCACACCAACAATTTTTCTATTCCCAAGAGTTAAATCTGAACCTCTAATCTATTGTATATTGATCTAATCTTAAAATTATGACTTACGTAAACTCAGTAATTTTTATcaaaattatatatttatattgaaGAAACCTATAAAGATAACTATGCATccatttatttttatatattaaatttaaattaCCGTAAgaattcataaacttcaaataATATCTCTAAATTGAGGTGGAACGATCTCATAGACTATATGACTCATACTTCTGTTGATGGATATTTCATCACAAAGGGACAAAAAGGTCTATTCATATTATTCAAGTGTGAATCTCGTGGAATTGTGGATATTTTATCCATTCAAGTGTGAATCTCGTGGAATTGTGGATATTTTATCCATAAGGCTTTGGAAGAAAAATCAATCTAATCTAGCCGCCACTcaattttcttcctttttttaatTAAGCTTTGTCTAATGTAAAAAAAAGTTcttattaaattagaatataataATATCTATATATTCTCTCACCTCTCATCAAATCGAATTAATCAGAGACTTTAGTAGGGACAAGCTCTTCTTCTGGTACTTTTTTCAAGCGTTAATTTGAATTAGTCGGGCGACTTTAATATAGaatattacataaaaaatataaatatgtattCCAATCAATGcatatgggaaaaaaaaaaatctcacgaTATAAAGTTgaattttatttttgtaattcaACTGTACAGCTTGGTTAATTACTCACTACTGTACAATTTCCTATCTACTAGATCTTGCCTAGCAGACAAGTCCGATACTACctagctgggggggggggggggggggaagggaatTCCCTTATAATAAAGGGGCAAAGTTTTGGGAGCTTTGTATATTAAAAGCTCAAGAAGACTaaattatccaaaaaaaaaaaaaaatggggctgAATAGCCAAATAAACACCTACACAAGCACAAATTGTGTCCATGAAATAGTGCTCACTAGCCACTTTTCGGTCCTATTTTTGAAATAAAGGCCATTGTGGAATTTCACCCGTAGAATTTGAAACTCTATGATAATGACTATTTTTTCAATTGTAGGAGCTGAAAAGTAGCTTTTTGTGAAATTTACCCGGTTTCACAGCTTTACGAGCTTTCATTCAGACACCTGAACGTGTTCAAGAAGACTGAGCAGGAGTAGTGCTACAAACTGGTGGGTGCTGCTTGCCTACAAGACTTGGGTCAACATTTTCGCAAGTTGACTTGGCTGGTCCTTCATTTCCACTATATTTTATGTCAATATCTCCAACTTCTACACCTTCACATGGCACACCTTTACTACACATTAGTTGTATAGCTTCTTGAGTTCTTGATGTACCTTTTATGTTCTTGAAACTAACTTTGCTTATCTTCACTTGTGAAGGCAACTGCAAAACAATCAATCAAAGTAAAAATACATTTAGCTAGCTTCCCTTTTTGATGAATTTTAACTTTGCTTGTGTGCAATGGATAATCTATGCCCATATAACAtagaaaataaacaaaaaaacaccaaaaattgCTAAATTTGGTGCTAGAAAAACAAGTAGTTTATTAAGGCGGCACTTACATAATATTCATGTGACATCACTTAAAAAATTATGTTAAAAAACAAACCATCTTCAGACCAAACTTCATACTTGCCGTCTTAATCATGTGGCTCATCATGGAACTAACGGGCCAAGTGAAAGGAGCCCGCTTACCCACTCTCCTTCCCCCCACTGTTAGGAATCTTGACCTCTTGACTTGATATGTCAAACAGACTACTATATAAACCTAGTTAAATTATTTTTCTACTATAAAAATTAGATTTGTAACTTTGGTGTAATATACCGAAAATTGAATGATCATCCCAAAAATTACCCTGAAATTTATATAGTACAAGAAAATTGCATATAAAAGACTAATTAGTATAATTTTGGATTGCATAGTAACAAAGACATGTCACTCACCTCTTTCTTGCACTGATTATAAGGACAATAACCTTGATCAATAACAACCGGGTTGCTAACATTTTGCACAATAATATCTTCAAAGTGCAAATCTCTCACAACACCATCATGTGAAGCTGGCCATGTTTTCACTCTCA carries:
- the LOC132636698 gene encoding reticulon-like protein B8, which gives rise to MPEGITPENLLNNIMETFHDGGQKHKPLSFFQEESENSVSSQFNRLFNRQRPIHHCLGGGKSADSMLWRNKKISAGVLISATAIWVLFEWLNYNFLSLLCFGLSFGMIAQFLWANASGVINRSSSQVPRLVLPEDLFINIAKTIAGEINHGLGVLQNVASGGNLKQFGVVVLSLWAAGMIGSFCNFLTVIYIGFVAAHTLPVLYERYEDEVDGFVSNALEKLQGHYKKLDSGVRNRIPRGSFRGKKAD